GTCCCCGCGATCAGCAACCCGCCGCCGAGGCGGAGCTGCCGCAGCAAACGCCATTCGCTGCTGACGAGCACGTAGACGAGCACGATCAGCCCCGGCTGCAGTGCGCCGACCAGGCCCTTGGCCAGCCCCGAGAGCGCGACGGCGAGATAAAAGCCCCAGAGATACACGTCGTTCTTGGTGGCGGTCTTACGCGTCGCCCAGAGCGCGACCACGGCGACGAGGCCGTAGAGCAGCATGACGATCGCGGCGCTCAGCGTCTGCCCGCCGAGCCGCAGCGGCAGTGGGACGCGGAGCAGCGGCGGCACGACGGCGATCAGCATCAGCGTGATCACCAGGACGAAGGCCGCGACGAAGACCCAGTAGCTGGTGGCGCTCGGCAGCTCGAGCACTCGCTTGCCAAGCTGCCAGCGGCGCCGGGGCAGCGGCTCGTCCGCGCCGAAGACCGCCAGCGCCAGCAGCGCGATCCCGCCGGTCAGGAGGCCCACGTAGGGCATATCCGTCATCGCCTGGCGGGTGATGAAGAAATAGATCGGCGAGGTCGCGAGCACGACACCGGCGAGCAAGCCGACGCGGCGGCTCAAGAGCCGCGCGCCCAGGAGATAGATGCCGAAGACGCCGAAGAGCCCGCAGAGGAAGAAGGGCAGCCGGACGATCCACTCGACGGCGCCGTTGGTCAGGGTCGCCCCGGGATCCGGTCCGGTGCGGGCTTGAGGCGGGCCTTGCACGGGATCCTCGAGCGAGCGTCCGGTGCGGCGGAGCGTGATCTTCCCCTCGAGGCCGGCGGCCTTGAGAAAGAGGCCCGAGAGCCAGAAGCTGCCCACCGGCTTGGACCAGAAGTCGGTCTCGGACCAGCCCTCGGGGCCGACGCCGTTATGCCAGTAGGGTGAGAGCCAATCGTCGCGCTCCATGAACTGGCGCGCGACCTCCGTGTAGATCGTCTCCCATGGGTCGAACATGCCGTAGCTGCCCATCACGGGCAGGTAGATGCCGCAGCAGAGCAAGAGCAGCAGGAGGGTGTGACGTCGGCGTGTGCGACGAAGCGGCCCGCGCTGCAGCGCCGTTGCGGCGGCGGGCTCGGCCGCGGCGCCCGCAAGCGCGGCGTCCTCGTCCGTGGCTGAGCGCGCGACGTCGCGCGATTCCCCGGCGACGGGCGTGGAGCGAGTCATGATCCCCCTCGGCGTTCGGCGGCGCGTAGCATCGTCGATCGGGTCGGCAGTGGGCAAGGGGTTGCCGCTGATGCCCGAAAGGTTTTCGCAGCGGCCGATTGACGGCGGCAGTGGGCTGGCGCTATGAGCGAGGCAGATCCCAGCCAGGAGGCCCCTTGTCCGCCGAAGCCACGGTTTTGCAGCAGGCGGAGCCGGCCGGTCGTCCGCGGCTCTCAGTCGTCATTCCCTGCTTCAACGAGGAGGACTGCCTCGGCGAGCTATGCCGGCGCGTGACCGCCGCCTGCGTCGACTGCGTGGCGCAGGACTACGAGCTCGTGCTGGTCAACGACGGCTCAGGCGACGGAACATGGGCGGCGATCGCCGAGCTGGCGCGGCAGGACGCGCGCGTCGTTGGCGTCGATCTATCGCGCAACCACGGTCACCAACTCGCCTTGACCGCGGGGCTGACGGTCTGTCAGGGCGAGCGCGTGCTGATCATCGACGCCGACCTGCAGGATCCCCCCGAGCTCGTCGGGGCGATGATGCAGGCGATGGATCAGGAGGGCGCGGACGTCGTCTACGGGCAGCGACGCGAACGCGCCGGCGAGACGGCGTTCAAGAAGGCCTCTGCCGCGCTCTTCTACCGCGTGCTGCGCAGCATGACCGACGTCGACATCCCGCTCGATACCGGCGATTTCCGCCTGATCAGCCGGCGGGCGCTGGAGGCCTTGCTGGCGATGCCGGAGCAGCACCGCTTCGTCCGCGGCATGGTCAGCTGGATCGGCTTTCATCAGACGCCCCTGCTCTATGATCGCGCGGAGCGCTTCTCCGGGGTGACCAAGTATCCCCTGAGCAAGATGGTGCGCTTCGCGCTCGACGCGATCACCGGCTTCTCGATCCGCCCGCTGCGGCTGGCCAGCTACTTTGGACTGCTGCTCGCCGTGCCCGCCTTCCTGCTGTTGGTCTACACGCTCTATAGCTGGCTGGCGGGCCATACCGTGCAGGGCTGGACCAGCTTGATGGTCGTCGTGCTCTTCCTCGGCAGCGCCCAGATGATCGTGCTCGGCGTCTTCGGCGAGTACGTCGGCCGGCTCTATATGGAGGCCAAGCGGCGACCGCTCTTCGTCATTCGCGCCATCGTCGGCGCGGCGCGGCGCGGCGGAGCCTCCCACGCAGTGCCCCGACTCGGGGTCGGCCCCGACAGTGCGGGCTGAGCGTGCAGATTAATCGCGCGGTGGCGTCAGGGCCCGGCAGTCGACCCGACAGGCCCGGGTTGCGGCGCGCGCTGAGGGCTGCAGCGCGGGGCCACGGCCGACACGCGGGGCGTTTTGCCGTGGTGGGCGCGCTCAACACCCTGCTCGATCTCGCGCTCTTCAACGCGCTGCACTACGGTCTGGGGCTCGCCCTCGTCGTTGCCAACACGCTGAGTTACGGCGCGGGGATCGCGCAGAGCTTCGCGCTCAACCGCCACTGGACCTTTGCGGATCGCCGCGACGCCGGTCGCCCAGTTGGACGACAGCTCGCGCTCTTCGTGGCGCTCAACCTGCTGGCGCTCGGTCTCTCCAACCTGACGATCTGGCTACTGGTGCGGCGCTTCGGCCTGCCGGCCTACGCAGCCAAGCTCGTGGCGGTCGGCGTCACCTTCCTCTGGGGCTATGCAACCAGTCGCCGCTACGTCTTCCGCCAGCGATGAGCGCGCCGCCCCGGTCGCCCACAATCGGCGCTGGCGACCCGCGCCCTCGGCCCGGCGGAGGCCCCCTGCCTGGGGGCTGACTGCTCGCGTTGAAAGCCGCTCGCCGCGAGGCGCTGCGCGCGCGCAGCGCGGGCCGACGTGCGGGCCGACGTTGACCCGCCGAGGCAGATTTGCTAGACAACGCGCGCTCTGCGCGCTCGTAGTGGCGCTAGCCGTATTCTCGTGCTTGCGGTCGCGCACAGGCGCCAACCCCAGGAGGTTCAGGTGACTTTCACTTCATGGATGCTCGGTCTCGCTCAGGCCTCGGGCGCGGGCGGCGGTAGCGCGGTGCCTGGCGGCGGCGGCGGCGGATTGATGTCGATGATGCCGATCCTGCTGATGGTCGTGGTCTTCTACTTTCTGCTGATCCGTCCGCAGCAGAAAAAGGCCAAGGAGCATCGGGCGATGCTCTCCGCGCTCAAGGTCGGCGAAGAGATCGTGACCAGCGGCGGGGTCATCGGCCGCATCACGGGCCTCAGCGAGCGCATCCTGACGATCGAGGTGGCCGAAAAGATCCGCCTGCGGGTACTGCGCTCCCACATTCTCGGCCGCAAGGACGAGGTCAAGGAAGGCGAGGCCGAGCGCCCGAGCCCGGCGACGGCGTCGTCCTAGGGCGCTGAGGCTCTGGGTCGAGGTCGAGATCCCCGCAGTCCAACTCCGGCATGCCGGACGCCGCCCGCGGCGCCGCGCGCTGAACGGTTGAATCCATGGAACGAAGCTGGTGGTGGAAAGCAATTGGTCATCTGCTGCTGATCGTCGTGGCGGTCGTCTATCTCATCCCCACACTGGTGGGCGAGGAGCGGCTGCCCGGCTGGTACAGTAAGCACGTCAAGGCCAAGCTGCAGCTCGGACTCGATCTACAGGGCGGGATTCACCTGGTCTACGAGGTCGAGGTCGACAAGGCCGTCTCCGACAAGACCGACCGGCTGGCGGCCGACATCGAGGAGCGGCTGACCCGCGACAAGAAGCTCAAAGGGGTCAATGTCAGCCGCGAGGGTCGCGACGAGATCGCCGTCCGCTGCGCCAGCGCCAGGGATTTGGCGACGATCGACCGGACCTTCCTCTCCGAGTTTCGCAGCAACCTGGACGAGGTCGGGCGGGATCTCGCGACGCACACCGTGCGGCTGCGGCTCAACTCCGCCTACGTCAGCGAGGTCGGCGAGTACGCCATTCGCCAGGCCGTCGAGACGATCCGGGGCCGCATCGACGAGTTCGGGGTGGCCGAGCCGACGATCTTGCGCAAGGGCAGCGACATCGTCGTCGAGCTGCCTGGCCTGACGCGCCGCAGCTTCGACCGCGTCAAGCGCCAGATCGGGCGTACGGCGCAGCTCGAGTTCAAGATGGTCGATGACGAGAACGACTTCATGGCCGCCGCGGCCGCGAAGCTGCCGGAGAAGAGCCCAATCACGGTCCGCAGCGAGACCTACGATGGCAAGCAACACGGCGCCATCACCTACACCTACCTCGAGTCGCGCGACAAGCGCGCGCTGCGCCAGTTCCTCGACCAGCTCAAGCTGCCGAAGGACCGCGAGATCCTCCTGGGGGAGGAGTACGCCAAGGACAAGAAGGGCAACCGCCTGCCCGACAAGATCTGGATCACCTACTTCATCAAGCGGCGCACCGAGCTGACCGGCGAGTACATCAGCGACGCGCAGGTGATGTGGGAGGATCGCACCGGCCGGCCGGAGGTCTCTCTGACCTTCGACCGCACGGGCGCCGAGGTCTTCGAGCGCCTCTCCGGCGACAACATCGGCCGGCGGATGGCGATCGTGCTCGACAGCAACATCAACTCGGCGCCCGTGCTCGAGAGCCGCATCGGCGGCGGGCGAGCGCGGATCACCCTCGGTGGGCTGCGCAGCCCCCAGGAGCTGCAGGAAGAGGCCAACGATCTGGCGGCGGTCCTGCGGACGGGCGCCTTGCCCGCGCCCTTGCGCAAGTCCTTCGAGAGCCAGGTCGGTCCGACGCTCGGGCGGGACACGATCAACCGCGGGATGGTGGCCTTTGCGGTCGGCGCCGGGACGATCATCCTCTTCATGCTCTACTACTATCACCTCGCCGGCGTCTTCGCCGACCTGGCGCTGCTCGTGAATATGCTCTTCGTGTTGGCGTTGATGGCGGCCTTCCACGCCACGCTGACCCTCCCCGGCATCGCCGGGCTGGTGCTCACGCTCGGTATGTCGATCGACGCCAACGTCTTGGTCAACGAGCGCATCCGCGAGGAGATGCGCCTGGGCAAGAGCGCGCGGGCGGCCGTCGACGCCGGCTACGCGCATGCCTTCTGGGCGATCTTCGACTCGCAGTTGACGACGGGGATCGCCGGCATCGTCCTGCTCCAATACGGATCCGGGCCAATTCGCGGCTTCGCCGTGACGATGCTGATCGGCATCGCGACCTCGATCTTCACCGGCGTGTACGTGACCCGCATGCTCTTCGATCTCTATGTGGCCAAGGCCCGGCCCAAGGTCATCAGCGTCGGGCTGCCGCGGACGGTCTGAGGGGAGATTACGCGATGCCGCAATGGATCAAGCCAGGCACCACCTACGAGTTCTACGGGCCTCGTCGGCGCGCCTATGCAATTTCTTGGGGCCTGACGCTGGCCTCCTTCGTGGCCCTTGGCGTCAACGTCTTGTGGCGCGGCTCGGCGCTCAACTATGGCACTGACTTCACCGGCGGCTCGCAGCTGCAGGTGCAGTTCTCGCGTGCGGTCCGTCCGGCGGAGGTGCGCGGTGCCCTGGAGAAGGGTGGCTTCGGCGGCAGCGAGGTCGTGGCGATGACCGTCGGCGCACCGCCCAATACCTTCATGCTGCGCATGGGTGAGGTTTCGGCCTGCTCGGCCGCCGAGCGCGAGAAGGCGACGGCCGAGCTCAAGCGTGCCTTCGGCGCGCCGATCCGCAAGCTCGACTACAAGGAGGGCAGCGACAAGATCTACGTCCTGCTGCCCGCGCGGAGCGACGTGACGAAGAAGGTTGCCGAGGAAGACGCGGCGCGCCAGATCGAGGCCGCCTTCACCGCGGCCGGCGTCGAGGTGCAGCAGGTGCGCCTCTTCGGCCGGGCGCGTGATGGATCGTTCGAGGTCAGCCTCGGGGGGCTGGGCGGCGGGGTCGAGCGGGCGCTGACTGCGGCGTTGGGCGCGGGCAGCGTACGCGACATTCCCCAGGTCGAGACGGTCGGCAGTCGAATGGGTCGGCAGCTCCGCGACAGCGGCATCAAGTCGCTGATCTACTCGATGCTGCTGATCCTGCTCTACATCACCTTGCGCTTCGATCTGCGCTACGCGCCGGGGGTGCTGATCGCGCTGGTGCACGATGTCGTGATCACGGTGGGGCTCTTTGCTGTCCTCTGGCACGAGTTCTCGCTCTCGGTGGTCGCCGCGCTGATGACGATCGCCGGCTATTCCGTCAACGACACCATCGTCGTTTTCGACCGCATCCGCGAGGACGTGGCGCGCTTTCGCGACCGGAAGTTCGATCGCGTCGTCAACGGGGCGATCAATGAGACGCTCAGCCGCACGCTCCTGACCTCGCTGACGCTGGTCACCTGTCTCGCGCTCTGGGGGCTCGGCACCGGGCCGATTCGCGAGTTCGGCTTTGCGCTCTCGATCGGCATCCTCCTCGGGACCTACTCGTCGATCTTCGTCGCCAGCCCGATGGTCGTCTACTTCAACGAGCGCGTGGCTGCGATCGGCCGCAAGGGCGCCGTGGCCCGCTAGGTTCGAAGGGGCTGTCGATTGCAGGCGGCAGCGACGACCGGGCCAGCTTGGCGCTTTCACCCGCCCGCGGGGGACCACGCCCTCGCGCTCGGTGCTGCACTGGACCTGCCGCCGGCGGTGGCCCAGGTCCTAATCAATCGCGGCTTCGGTGACCTCGCGCGCGCGCGCGGCTTTCTGCAGCCGCGACTGGCCCAGCTCACGCCACCGACAGCGATGGCCGGTCTACAGGTCGGCGTCGAACGGCTGGCGCAGGCGCTGCGGCGTGGCGAGCGGATTGGTGTCTTCGGCGATTACGACGTCGATGGGGTCAGCGCCGCTGCCGTGCTCGGCGACTATCTGCGCGGCTGCGGGGCCGACCTGCGCCTGCGCGTGGCGCGCCGCGACGAGGGCTACGGGCTGCATCCAACGCAGGCCAACGAGTTGGTCGCGGCGGGCTGTCGGGTGTTGCTGCTGGCCGACTGTGGCACGGCTGACGTTAACGCGGTTGCCGCCGCGACCGCCGCCGGGGCCGACGTCGTGGCCCTCGATCATCATCGCGTGCTCGAGGGCGCCTGGCCCGGCCTGGCGCTGATCAATCCACAGCGCCCCGACTGCGGGTTCCTCTACAAGGGTCTCTGCTCGGCTGGGTTGGCCTTTTACTTTACGGGCGCGCTGCGGCGCGTGCTGGCCGCGGAGGGGCGGGCGGCGCCGGACCCGCGGGCGGGGCTCGACCTCGTCGCGCTCGGCACCGTGGCCGACGTGGCACCCCTCGACGGGGTCAACCGCATCTTGGTCGCCCGGGGGCTCGAAGGGCTGGCGGAGACGAGCCGCCCTGGGCTCCGTGAGCTGCTGCGCCTCGCGGCGATCGAAGGGCGCGCGGTCACAGCAGAGGATGTCGCCTGGCGGCTGGGACCGCGCCTCAACGCGCCAGGACGGCTGG
The Pseudomonadota bacterium DNA segment above includes these coding regions:
- a CDS encoding glycosyltransferase family 39 protein, which produces MTRSTPVAGESRDVARSATDEDAALAGAAAEPAAATALQRGPLRRTRRRHTLLLLLLCCGIYLPVMGSYGMFDPWETIYTEVARQFMERDDWLSPYWHNGVGPEGWSETDFWSKPVGSFWLSGLFLKAAGLEGKITLRRTGRSLEDPVQGPPQARTGPDPGATLTNGAVEWIVRLPFFLCGLFGVFGIYLLGARLLSRRVGLLAGVVLATSPIYFFITRQAMTDMPYVGLLTGGIALLALAVFGADEPLPRRRWQLGKRVLELPSATSYWVFVAAFVLVITLMLIAVVPPLLRVPLPLRLGGQTLSAAIVMLLYGLVAVVALWATRKTATKNDVYLWGFYLAVALSGLAKGLVGALQPGLIVLVYVLVSSEWRLLRQLRLGGGLLIAGTAFLPWWHAMALAHGTRFLNELIGTEQLRRLTIGEQSQAKGTWEYYLQQLGYGFFPWVALLPAAFARLLAPPAPGARDARARVQLFCALWLVVVLLLFTMSVTKYHHYLLPALPPAAILIAIYLDDLLAGRVRALGASVLAAGGLLVLITIDLYSQPAHWVWLFTYLYEEGWRTGTPEGLLMAIYGAAFALPLAALLWRRLRSAAVATMLLLTLGGGGFLLNAYQLHCAPHWSQKEVLQTYYRLRKGPEEQLVAWQFNWRGETWYTAAQVVVAKSLDDAAIRKWLGERVGRRFFFITERGRYPGLRGVLPTEQGRKSLRIVDDSNVHFVLAEARI
- a CDS encoding glycosyltransferase family 2 protein, which produces MQQAEPAGRPRLSVVIPCFNEEDCLGELCRRVTAACVDCVAQDYELVLVNDGSGDGTWAAIAELARQDARVVGVDLSRNHGHQLALTAGLTVCQGERVLIIDADLQDPPELVGAMMQAMDQEGADVVYGQRRERAGETAFKKASAALFYRVLRSMTDVDIPLDTGDFRLISRRALEALLAMPEQHRFVRGMVSWIGFHQTPLLYDRAERFSGVTKYPLSKMVRFALDAITGFSIRPLRLASYFGLLLAVPAFLLLVYTLYSWLAGHTVQGWTSLMVVVLFLGSAQMIVLGVFGEYVGRLYMEAKRRPLFVIRAIVGAARRGGASHAVPRLGVGPDSAG
- a CDS encoding GtrA family protein; this translates as MVGALNTLLDLALFNALHYGLGLALVVANTLSYGAGIAQSFALNRHWTFADRRDAGRPVGRQLALFVALNLLALGLSNLTIWLLVRRFGLPAYAAKLVAVGVTFLWGYATSRRYVFRQR
- the yajC gene encoding preprotein translocase subunit YajC, which codes for MLGLAQASGAGGGSAVPGGGGGGLMSMMPILLMVVVFYFLLIRPQQKKAKEHRAMLSALKVGEEIVTSGGVIGRITGLSERILTIEVAEKIRLRVLRSHILGRKDEVKEGEAERPSPATASS
- the secD gene encoding protein translocase subunit SecD; the protein is MERSWWWKAIGHLLLIVVAVVYLIPTLVGEERLPGWYSKHVKAKLQLGLDLQGGIHLVYEVEVDKAVSDKTDRLAADIEERLTRDKKLKGVNVSREGRDEIAVRCASARDLATIDRTFLSEFRSNLDEVGRDLATHTVRLRLNSAYVSEVGEYAIRQAVETIRGRIDEFGVAEPTILRKGSDIVVELPGLTRRSFDRVKRQIGRTAQLEFKMVDDENDFMAAAAAKLPEKSPITVRSETYDGKQHGAITYTYLESRDKRALRQFLDQLKLPKDREILLGEEYAKDKKGNRLPDKIWITYFIKRRTELTGEYISDAQVMWEDRTGRPEVSLTFDRTGAEVFERLSGDNIGRRMAIVLDSNINSAPVLESRIGGGRARITLGGLRSPQELQEEANDLAAVLRTGALPAPLRKSFESQVGPTLGRDTINRGMVAFAVGAGTIILFMLYYYHLAGVFADLALLVNMLFVLALMAAFHATLTLPGIAGLVLTLGMSIDANVLVNERIREEMRLGKSARAAVDAGYAHAFWAIFDSQLTTGIAGIVLLQYGSGPIRGFAVTMLIGIATSIFTGVYVTRMLFDLYVAKARPKVISVGLPRTV
- the secF gene encoding protein translocase subunit SecF, which encodes MPQWIKPGTTYEFYGPRRRAYAISWGLTLASFVALGVNVLWRGSALNYGTDFTGGSQLQVQFSRAVRPAEVRGALEKGGFGGSEVVAMTVGAPPNTFMLRMGEVSACSAAEREKATAELKRAFGAPIRKLDYKEGSDKIYVLLPARSDVTKKVAEEDAARQIEAAFTAAGVEVQQVRLFGRARDGSFEVSLGGLGGGVERALTAALGAGSVRDIPQVETVGSRMGRQLRDSGIKSLIYSMLLILLYITLRFDLRYAPGVLIALVHDVVITVGLFAVLWHEFSLSVVAALMTIAGYSVNDTIVVFDRIREDVARFRDRKFDRVVNGAINETLSRTLLTSLTLVTCLALWGLGTGPIREFGFALSIGILLGTYSSIFVASPMVVYFNERVAAIGRKGAVAR
- the recJ gene encoding single-stranded-DNA-specific exonuclease RecJ encodes the protein MQAAATTGPAWRFHPPAGDHALALGAALDLPPAVAQVLINRGFGDLARARGFLQPRLAQLTPPTAMAGLQVGVERLAQALRRGERIGVFGDYDVDGVSAAAVLGDYLRGCGADLRLRVARRDEGYGLHPTQANELVAAGCRVLLLADCGTADVNAVAAATAAGADVVALDHHRVLEGAWPGLALINPQRPDCGFLYKGLCSAGLAFYFTGALRRVLAAEGRAAPDPRAGLDLVALGTVADVAPLDGVNRILVARGLEGLAETSRPGLRELLRLAAIEGRAVTAEDVAWRLGPRLNAPGRLGDAGLALEALAERDPARAVAAARRCDALNGERKALQERLLAEARAQAQEQGERSFYLLASEGWHPGVIGIVAGRLAAERRRPVAVVAIEGELGRGSARSVPGLDLVEVLRCSAAALTRFGGHAAAAGFTVERSKLALLAASLEQATAGRLAGLEPPGLTVDALVELERVDEPLCGALARLAPFGQQNAEPILASAAVAVVSVRSVGSGHLALTLRQGEGVPQQAIAFGFNRAAPAVGSRVDLAFVPELDSYRRRGVRLRVQALLPAGEGVELASLREASAAAQP